A single region of the Drosophila takahashii strain IR98-3 E-12201 chromosome 2R, DtakHiC1v2, whole genome shotgun sequence genome encodes:
- the ATP8A gene encoding probable phospholipid-transporting ATPase IA isoform X5, translating into MSLLYRCAGNQQIYRLEDDEDFTSSAGYDADDGERRVINLNGPQPTKYCNNRITTAKYSFISFLPAFLFEQFRRYSNCFFLLIAILQQIPEVSPTGRYTTLVPLMFILSVSAIKEIIEDIKRHRADNEINHRLIERLDSGAWHTVRWSELTVGDIIKVGINSFFPADLILLSSSEPQAMCFIETANLDGETNLKIRQALPATAELLETKDLQRLEGRIECELPNRHLYEFNGVLKETGKQPAALGNDQVLQRGAILRNTAWVFGIVVYSGQETKLMKNSTSAPLKRSTVDKLTNTQILMLFMILISLCIISGLCNLFWTREHSETDWYLGLTDFKTKSLGYNLLTFFILYNNLIPISLQVTLELVRFLQAIFINYDIEMYHEQSNTPAMARTSNLNEELGMVKYIFSDKTGTLTQNVMEFKKCSIAGYVYTPERTPEESQLVQNILSRHQTAAVIEEFLVLLSVCHTVIPERKDDGSMIYHAASPDERALVEGAQRFGYIFDTRTPKYVEINALGVRKRYEVLNVLEFTSTRKRMSLIVRTPDNKIKLFCKGADTVIYERLAPQGQAFREQTLRHLEEFASDGLRTLCLAVADIRQDVYEEWSQTFDKASVALQNRESKLEDAANLIENNLRLLGATAIEDRLQDGVPETIASLLDAGIYIWVLTGDKQETAINIGYSCRLISHSMDIIILNEESLDATREVIHRHYGEFKSSSAKDVNVALVIDGTTLKYALSCDLRNDFQDLCLLCRVVICCRVSPMQKAEVVEMVTQSTNAVTLAIGDGANDVAMIQKANVGIGISGVEGLQAACASDYSIAQFRYLQRLLLVHGAWNYARISKLILYSFYKNVCLYVIELWFALYSGWSGQILFERWTIGLYNVVFTAMPPFAMGLFEKFCTAETMLRYPMLYKTSQNAKLFNVKVFWIWIFNALLHSVFLFWLPLAAYTGEVIWGDGKTSDYLMMGNLVYTYVIVTVCLKAGLITNSWTWLTHLAIWGSIVLWFSFLLIYSHVWPTFKFASNFRGMDIQLLSTPVFYFCLMLVPITTLLIDVICKLVHNTVFKTLTEAVRETEIRRSDISEVMNEPRSSDSGFGYALGKLIRSSHALISHDQRANLESRSSVESANLRVENLELEVDTEQQQRSRQRQKWRGGQMQSARRSSGGGGSPTTATLHM; encoded by the exons ATGATGAGGACTTCACCTCGTCCGCGGGGTACGATGCAGATGATGGGGAGAGGCGTGTCATAAACCTAAATGGGCCACAGCCCACTAAATACTGTAATAATCGCATAACGACGGCAAAATATAG TTTCATTAGCTTTTTGCCCGCGTTCCTGTTCGAGCAGTTTCGGCGGTATTCGAACTGTTTTTTCCTGCTAATCGCCATACTGCAACAGATCCCGGAGGTATCGCCCACGGGTCGTTACACCACCCTAGTGCCACTGATGTTCATCCTCTCGGTGAGCGCCATCAAGGAGATAATTGAGGATATT aaacgACATCGTGCTGATAATGAGATTAATCATCGATTGATCGAACGCCTGGACAGTGGCGCCTGGCACACAGTTCGTTGGTCGGAGCTCACAGTGGGCGACATCATAAAAGTGGGTATCAATTCCTTCTTCCCCGCCGATCTGATACTCCTCTCGTCCAG TGAACCGCAGGCCATGTGCTTCATAGAGACGGCCAATCTGGATGGCGAGACGAACCTGAAGATCCGGCAGGCACTGCCCGCCACCGCCGAACTGCTGGAGACGAAGGATCTGCAGCGACTGGAGGGCAGGATCGAGTGCGAGCTGCCCAACCGGCATTTATACGAGTTCAACGGGGTGCTCAAGGAGACCGGCAAGCA GCCAGCTGCTTTGGGCAATGATCAGGTACTGCAACGCGGTGCCATCCTGCGGAACACCGCCTGGGTGTTCGGGATCGTGGTCTACTCGGGCCAGGAGACGAAGCTGATGAAGAACTCCACCTCGGCGCCACTGAAACGCTCCACCGTCGACAAGCTGACCAACACCCAGATCCTCATGCTCTTCATGATCCTCATCTCGCTGTGCATCATCAGCGGCCTATGCAATCTGTTCTGGACGCGGGAGCACTCGGAAACGGACTGGTACCTGGGCCTCACCGACTTCAAGACCAAGAGCCTCGGCTACAACCTGCTGACCTTCTTCATTCTGTACAACAACCTGATCCCCATCTCGCTGCAGGTGACCCTTGAGCTGGTGCGCTTCCTGCAGGCGATCTTTATCAACTACGACATCGAGATGTACCACGAGCAGTCCAACACGCCGGCCATGGCCCGCACCTCGAACCTGAACGAGGAGCTGGGCATGGTGAAGTACATATTCTCGGACAAGACGGGCACCCTCACGCAGAACGTGATGGAGTTCAAGAAGTGCTCCATCGCGGGCTATGTCTATACGCCGGAGCGCACGCCGGAGGAGTCGCAGCTGGTGCAGAACATCCTCAGTCGCCATCAGACGGCCGCCGTGATCGAGGAGTTCCTGGTCCTGCTGTCCGTGTGCCACACGGTCATTCCCGAGCGCAAGGACGACGGCTCTATGATCTACCACGCCGCCAGTCCCGATGAGCGGGCTCTGGTGGAGGGAGCCCAGAGATTCGGATATATCTTCGATACGCGCACCCCCAAGTACGTGGAGATAAATGCTTTGGGCGTCCGGAAGCGGTACGAAGTGCTGAATGTCCTGGAGTTCACGTCGACGCGCAAGCGCATGTCCTTGATTGTTCGCACGCCGGACAACAAGATCAAGCTGTTCTGCAAGGGAGCGGACACGGTGATCTACGAGCGTTTGGCCCCGCAGGGTCAAGCCTTCCGCGAACAGACGCTGCGTCACCTAGAGGAGTTCGCCTCGGATGGTCTGAGGACGCTCTGCCTGGCGGTGGCCGACATCCGGCAGGATGTGTACGAGGAGTGGAGCCAGACCTTCGACAAGGCCTCGGTGGCCCTGCAGAACCGGGAGAGCAAGCTGGAGGATGCGGCCAATCTGATTGAGAACAACCTGCGCCTGCTGGGCGCCACGGCCATCGAGGATCGCCTGCAGGATGGCGTGCCTGAGACCATCGCCTCTCTGCTGGACGCTGGCATCTACATTTGGGTGCTCACCGGCGACAAGCAGGAGACGGCCATCAACATTGGCTACTCCTGCCGCCTGATCAGCCACTCCATGGACATCATAATCCTCAACGAGGAGAGCCTCGAT gCCACCCGTGAGGTGATCCATCGTCACTATGGAGAGTTCAAGAGTTCGTCGGCCAAGGACGTGAATGTGGCCCTCGTCATCGATGGCACCACTCTGAAGTACGCGCTCAGCTGTGACCTGCGCAACGATTTCCAGGATCTCTGCCTCCTGTGCCGCGTGGTCATCTGCTGTAGGGTTTCACCCATGCAAAAGGCCGAGGTGGTCGAGATGGTCACCCAGAGTACGAACGCGGTTACCCTGGCCATTGGCGATGGGGCCAACGATGTGGCCATGATCCAGAAGGCGAACGTGGGCATAGGTATATCCGGAGTGGAGGGTCTTCAGGCGGCCTGCGCCTCGGACTACTCCATCGCCCAGTTTCGCTACCTGCAGCGCTTGCTGTTGGTCCACGGCGCTTGGAACTACGCGAGGATCTCCAAGCTGATCCTGTACAGCTTCTACAAGAACGTGTGCCTGTACGTGATCGAACTGTGGTTCGCCCTCTACTCCGGCTGGTCGGGTCAGATCCTGTTCGAGCGCTGGACCATCGGCCTGTACAACGTGGTCTTCACGGCCATGCCGCCGTTCGCCATGGGACTGTTCGAGAAGTTCTGCACGGCGGAGACGATGCTCCGGTATCCGATGCTCTACAAAACATCGCAGAACGCCAAACTCTTCAATGTGAAGGTCTTCTGGATCTGGATATTCAATGCCCTGCTGCACTCGGTGTTCCTCTTCTGGCTGCCGCTGGCCGCCTACACGGGCGAGGTGATCTGGGGCGATGGCAAGACCAGTGATTACCTGATGATGGGCAACCTGGTCTACACG TATGTGATCGTGACCGTTTGCCTGAAGGCCGGACTCATAACGAACTCGTGGACCTGGCTGACCCACCTGGCCATTTGGGGCTCCATAGTGCTGTGGTTCAGCTTCCTGCTGATCTACAGCCATGTGTGGCCGACGTTCAAGTTTGCCAGCAACTTCCGCGGCATGGACATCCAGTTGCTATCGACGCCGGTTTTCTACTTCTGTCTGATGCTGGTGCCCATAACCACGCTGCTGATCGATGTGATCTGTAAACT GGTGCACAACACCGTCTTTAAGACTCTGACAGAGGCCGTTCGCGAGACGGAGATTCGACGCAGCGACATCTCCGAAGTGATGAACGAGCCGCGATCTTC TGACTCTGGTTTCGGATACGCCCTCGGCAAGTTGATACGATCCAGCCACGCCCTAATCTCGCACGATCAGCGCGCCAACCTGGAGTCGCGTTCCAGTGTGGAGTCGGCGAATCTGCGGGTGGAGAACCTGGAGCTGGAGGTGGAcacggagcagcagcagcgcagcCGGCAGCGGCAGAAGTGGCGGGGCGGCCAGATGCAGAGTGCCAGGAGAAgcagcggaggaggaggatcacCCACCACGGCCACTCTGCACATGTGA
- the LOC108060036 gene encoding putative odorant-binding protein A5, whose protein sequence is MLVSCKKICPVKRLVKELKQHHVIPRLLACKPTELITVLYPCNIDIKPGMTIVINEVLNRPIIRYKADPERFYTLMMVDLDVPPDNYSEWLIWMVGNIPGCDVALGQTLAAYDNKRAIEGNNIHRIVFLAFQQYLELDFDETLIPEGEERGRSTFNCHKFARKYALGNPIAANFYLVEWTWRWTPTFLTVEVEE, encoded by the coding sequence ATGCTGGTGAGCTGCAAGAAGATTTGTCCGGTGAAGAGACTGGTCAAGGAACTCAAGCAGCACCACGTCATCCCGCGTCTGCTGGCCTGCAAGCCAACGGAGCTGATCACAGTGCTTTATCCCTGCAACATTGATATCAAGCCGGGCATGACGATAGTGATCAACGAGGTGCTCAACCGTCCGATCATTCGGTACAAGGCCGATCCGGAGCGTTTCTATACGCTAATGATGGTCGACCTGGATGTGCCGCCGGACAATTACTCGGAGTGGCTCATCTGGATGGTGGGCAATATTCCGGGTTGCGACGTCGCTTTGGGTCAAACGCTTGCCGCCTACGACAACAAGCGGGCCATCGAGGGCAATAACATCCATCGCATCGTCTTTCTGGCCTTCCAGCAATATCTGGAGCTCGACTTCGACGAGACCCTGATTCCCGAGGGCGAGGAAAGAGGTCGCTCCACCTTCAATTGTCACAAATTCGCACGGAAGTACGCCCTCGGCAATCCGATCGCTGCCAATTTCTATCTGGTGGAATGGACTTGGCGGTGGACACCAACTTTTCTGACTGTTGAAGTTgaagaataa
- the ATP8A gene encoding phospholipid-transporting ATPase IA isoform X7 yields the protein MSLLYRCAGNQQIYRLEDDEDFTSSAGYDADDGERRVINLNGPQPTKYCNNRITTAKYSFISFLPAFLFEQFRRYSNCFFLLIAILQQIPEVSPTGRYTTLVPLMFILSVSAIKEIIEDIKRHRADNEINHRLIERLDSGAWHTVRWSELTVGDIIKVGINSFFPADLILLSSSEPQAMCFIETANLDGETNLKIRQALPATAELLETKDLQRLEGRIECELPNRHLYEFNGVLKETGKQPAALGNDQVLQRGAILRNTAWVFGIVVYSGQETKLMKNSTSAPLKRSTVDKLTNTQILMLFMILISLCIISGLCNLFWTREHSETDWYLGLTDFKTKSLGYNLLTFFILYNNLIPISLQVTLELVRFLQAIFINYDIEMYHEQSNTPAMARTSNLNEELGMVKYIFSDKTGTLTQNVMEFKKCSIAGYVYTPERTPEESQLVQNILSRHQTAAVIEEFLVLLSVCHTVIPERKDDGSMIYHAASPDERALVEGAQRFGYIFDTRTPKYVEINALGVRKRYEVLNVLEFTSTRKRMSLIVRTPDNKIKLFCKGADTVIYERLAPQGQAFREQTLRHLEEFASDGLRTLCLAVADIRQDVYEEWSQTFDKASVALQNRESKLEDAANLIENNLRLLGATAIEDRLQDGVPETIASLLDAGIYIWVLTGDKQETAINIGYSCRLISHSMDIIILNEESLDATREVIHRHYGEFKSSSAKDVNVALVIDGTTLKYALSCDLRNDFQDLCLLCRVVICCRVSPMQKAEVVEMVTQSTNAVTLAIGDGANDVAMIQKANVGIGISGVEGLQAACASDYSIAQFRYLQRLLLVHGAWNYARISKLILYSFYKNVCLYVIELWFALYSGWSGQILFERWTIGLYNVVFTAMPPFAMGLFEKFCTAETMLRYPMLYKTSQNAKLFNVKVFWIWIFNALLHSVFLFWLPLAAYTGEVIWGDGKTSDYLMMGNLVYTYVIVTVCLKAGLITNSWTWLTHLAIWGSIVLWFSFLLIYSHVWPTFKFASNFRGMDIQLLSTPVFYFCLMLVPITTLLIDVICKLVHNTVFKTLTEAVRETEIRRSDISEVMNEPRSSTMYALGSIIRYGYAFSQEEGGAVPQSIIIRAYDTNLPKPEGN from the exons ATGATGAGGACTTCACCTCGTCCGCGGGGTACGATGCAGATGATGGGGAGAGGCGTGTCATAAACCTAAATGGGCCACAGCCCACTAAATACTGTAATAATCGCATAACGACGGCAAAATATAG TTTCATTAGCTTTTTGCCCGCGTTCCTGTTCGAGCAGTTTCGGCGGTATTCGAACTGTTTTTTCCTGCTAATCGCCATACTGCAACAGATCCCGGAGGTATCGCCCACGGGTCGTTACACCACCCTAGTGCCACTGATGTTCATCCTCTCGGTGAGCGCCATCAAGGAGATAATTGAGGATATT aaacgACATCGTGCTGATAATGAGATTAATCATCGATTGATCGAACGCCTGGACAGTGGCGCCTGGCACACAGTTCGTTGGTCGGAGCTCACAGTGGGCGACATCATAAAAGTGGGTATCAATTCCTTCTTCCCCGCCGATCTGATACTCCTCTCGTCCAG TGAACCGCAGGCCATGTGCTTCATAGAGACGGCCAATCTGGATGGCGAGACGAACCTGAAGATCCGGCAGGCACTGCCCGCCACCGCCGAACTGCTGGAGACGAAGGATCTGCAGCGACTGGAGGGCAGGATCGAGTGCGAGCTGCCCAACCGGCATTTATACGAGTTCAACGGGGTGCTCAAGGAGACCGGCAAGCA GCCAGCTGCTTTGGGCAATGATCAGGTACTGCAACGCGGTGCCATCCTGCGGAACACCGCCTGGGTGTTCGGGATCGTGGTCTACTCGGGCCAGGAGACGAAGCTGATGAAGAACTCCACCTCGGCGCCACTGAAACGCTCCACCGTCGACAAGCTGACCAACACCCAGATCCTCATGCTCTTCATGATCCTCATCTCGCTGTGCATCATCAGCGGCCTATGCAATCTGTTCTGGACGCGGGAGCACTCGGAAACGGACTGGTACCTGGGCCTCACCGACTTCAAGACCAAGAGCCTCGGCTACAACCTGCTGACCTTCTTCATTCTGTACAACAACCTGATCCCCATCTCGCTGCAGGTGACCCTTGAGCTGGTGCGCTTCCTGCAGGCGATCTTTATCAACTACGACATCGAGATGTACCACGAGCAGTCCAACACGCCGGCCATGGCCCGCACCTCGAACCTGAACGAGGAGCTGGGCATGGTGAAGTACATATTCTCGGACAAGACGGGCACCCTCACGCAGAACGTGATGGAGTTCAAGAAGTGCTCCATCGCGGGCTATGTCTATACGCCGGAGCGCACGCCGGAGGAGTCGCAGCTGGTGCAGAACATCCTCAGTCGCCATCAGACGGCCGCCGTGATCGAGGAGTTCCTGGTCCTGCTGTCCGTGTGCCACACGGTCATTCCCGAGCGCAAGGACGACGGCTCTATGATCTACCACGCCGCCAGTCCCGATGAGCGGGCTCTGGTGGAGGGAGCCCAGAGATTCGGATATATCTTCGATACGCGCACCCCCAAGTACGTGGAGATAAATGCTTTGGGCGTCCGGAAGCGGTACGAAGTGCTGAATGTCCTGGAGTTCACGTCGACGCGCAAGCGCATGTCCTTGATTGTTCGCACGCCGGACAACAAGATCAAGCTGTTCTGCAAGGGAGCGGACACGGTGATCTACGAGCGTTTGGCCCCGCAGGGTCAAGCCTTCCGCGAACAGACGCTGCGTCACCTAGAGGAGTTCGCCTCGGATGGTCTGAGGACGCTCTGCCTGGCGGTGGCCGACATCCGGCAGGATGTGTACGAGGAGTGGAGCCAGACCTTCGACAAGGCCTCGGTGGCCCTGCAGAACCGGGAGAGCAAGCTGGAGGATGCGGCCAATCTGATTGAGAACAACCTGCGCCTGCTGGGCGCCACGGCCATCGAGGATCGCCTGCAGGATGGCGTGCCTGAGACCATCGCCTCTCTGCTGGACGCTGGCATCTACATTTGGGTGCTCACCGGCGACAAGCAGGAGACGGCCATCAACATTGGCTACTCCTGCCGCCTGATCAGCCACTCCATGGACATCATAATCCTCAACGAGGAGAGCCTCGAT gCCACCCGTGAGGTGATCCATCGTCACTATGGAGAGTTCAAGAGTTCGTCGGCCAAGGACGTGAATGTGGCCCTCGTCATCGATGGCACCACTCTGAAGTACGCGCTCAGCTGTGACCTGCGCAACGATTTCCAGGATCTCTGCCTCCTGTGCCGCGTGGTCATCTGCTGTAGGGTTTCACCCATGCAAAAGGCCGAGGTGGTCGAGATGGTCACCCAGAGTACGAACGCGGTTACCCTGGCCATTGGCGATGGGGCCAACGATGTGGCCATGATCCAGAAGGCGAACGTGGGCATAGGTATATCCGGAGTGGAGGGTCTTCAGGCGGCCTGCGCCTCGGACTACTCCATCGCCCAGTTTCGCTACCTGCAGCGCTTGCTGTTGGTCCACGGCGCTTGGAACTACGCGAGGATCTCCAAGCTGATCCTGTACAGCTTCTACAAGAACGTGTGCCTGTACGTGATCGAACTGTGGTTCGCCCTCTACTCCGGCTGGTCGGGTCAGATCCTGTTCGAGCGCTGGACCATCGGCCTGTACAACGTGGTCTTCACGGCCATGCCGCCGTTCGCCATGGGACTGTTCGAGAAGTTCTGCACGGCGGAGACGATGCTCCGGTATCCGATGCTCTACAAAACATCGCAGAACGCCAAACTCTTCAATGTGAAGGTCTTCTGGATCTGGATATTCAATGCCCTGCTGCACTCGGTGTTCCTCTTCTGGCTGCCGCTGGCCGCCTACACGGGCGAGGTGATCTGGGGCGATGGCAAGACCAGTGATTACCTGATGATGGGCAACCTGGTCTACACG TATGTGATCGTGACCGTTTGCCTGAAGGCCGGACTCATAACGAACTCGTGGACCTGGCTGACCCACCTGGCCATTTGGGGCTCCATAGTGCTGTGGTTCAGCTTCCTGCTGATCTACAGCCATGTGTGGCCGACGTTCAAGTTTGCCAGCAACTTCCGCGGCATGGACATCCAGTTGCTATCGACGCCGGTTTTCTACTTCTGTCTGATGCTGGTGCCCATAACCACGCTGCTGATCGATGTGATCTGTAAACT GGTGCACAACACCGTCTTTAAGACTCTGACAGAGGCCGTTCGCGAGACGGAGATTCGACGCAGCGACATCTCCGAAGTGATGAACGAGCCGCGATCTTC TACCATGTATGCCTTGGGATCGATAATTCGGT ATGGATATGCATTTTCCCAGGAGGAGGGCGGAGCTGTGCCGCAGTCTATCATTATACGTGCCTATGATACGAATCTGCCAAAGCCCGAGGGAAACTAA
- the ATP8A gene encoding probable phospholipid-transporting ATPase IA isoform X4: MPSISRLRLSYRRSETPEPGLLNPYDEDFTSSAGYDADDGERRVINLNGPQPTKYCNNRITTAKYSFISFLPAFLFEQFRRYSNCFFLLIAILQQIPEVSPTGRYTTLVPLMFILSVSAIKEIIEDIKRHRADNEINHRLIERLDSGAWHTVRWSELTVGDIIKVGINSFFPADLILLSSSEPQAMCFIETANLDGETNLKIRQALPATAELLETKDLQRLEGRIECELPNRHLYEFNGVLKETGKQPAALGNDQVLQRGAILRNTAWVFGIVVYSGQETKLMKNSTSAPLKRSTVDKLTNTQILMLFMILISLCIISGLCNLFWTREHSETDWYLGLTDFKTKSLGYNLLTFFILYNNLIPISLQVTLELVRFLQAIFINYDIEMYHEQSNTPAMARTSNLNEELGMVKYIFSDKTGTLTQNVMEFKKCSIAGYVYTPERTPEESQLVQNILSRHQTAAVIEEFLVLLSVCHTVIPERKDDGSMIYHAASPDERALVEGAQRFGYIFDTRTPKYVEINALGVRKRYEVLNVLEFTSTRKRMSLIVRTPDNKIKLFCKGADTVIYERLAPQGQAFREQTLRHLEEFASDGLRTLCLAVADIRQDVYEEWSQTFDKASVALQNRESKLEDAANLIENNLRLLGATAIEDRLQDGVPETIASLLDAGIYIWVLTGDKQETAINIGYSCRLISHSMDIIILNEESLDATREVIHRHYGEFKSSSAKDVNVALVIDGTTLKYALSCDLRNDFQDLCLLCRVVICCRVSPMQKAEVVEMVTQSTNAVTLAIGDGANDVAMIQKANVGIGISGVEGLQAACASDYSIAQFRYLQRLLLVHGAWNYARISKLILYSFYKNVCLYVIELWFALYSGWSGQILFERWTIGLYNVVFTAMPPFAMGLFEKFCTAETMLRYPMLYKTSQNAKLFNVKVFWIWIFNALLHSVFLFWLPLAAYTGEVIWGDGKTSDYLMMGNLVYTYVIVTVCLKAGLITNSWTWLTHLAIWGSIVLWFSFLLIYSHVWPTFKFASNFRGMDIQLLSTPVFYFCLMLVPITTLLIDVICKLVHNTVFKTLTEAVRETEIRRSDISEVMNEPRSSDSGFGYALGKLIRSSHALISHDQRANLESRSSVESANLRVENLELEVDTEQQQRSRQRQKWRGGQMQSARRSSGGGGSPTTATLHM, translated from the exons ATGATGAGGACTTCACCTCGTCCGCGGGGTACGATGCAGATGATGGGGAGAGGCGTGTCATAAACCTAAATGGGCCACAGCCCACTAAATACTGTAATAATCGCATAACGACGGCAAAATATAG TTTCATTAGCTTTTTGCCCGCGTTCCTGTTCGAGCAGTTTCGGCGGTATTCGAACTGTTTTTTCCTGCTAATCGCCATACTGCAACAGATCCCGGAGGTATCGCCCACGGGTCGTTACACCACCCTAGTGCCACTGATGTTCATCCTCTCGGTGAGCGCCATCAAGGAGATAATTGAGGATATT aaacgACATCGTGCTGATAATGAGATTAATCATCGATTGATCGAACGCCTGGACAGTGGCGCCTGGCACACAGTTCGTTGGTCGGAGCTCACAGTGGGCGACATCATAAAAGTGGGTATCAATTCCTTCTTCCCCGCCGATCTGATACTCCTCTCGTCCAG TGAACCGCAGGCCATGTGCTTCATAGAGACGGCCAATCTGGATGGCGAGACGAACCTGAAGATCCGGCAGGCACTGCCCGCCACCGCCGAACTGCTGGAGACGAAGGATCTGCAGCGACTGGAGGGCAGGATCGAGTGCGAGCTGCCCAACCGGCATTTATACGAGTTCAACGGGGTGCTCAAGGAGACCGGCAAGCA GCCAGCTGCTTTGGGCAATGATCAGGTACTGCAACGCGGTGCCATCCTGCGGAACACCGCCTGGGTGTTCGGGATCGTGGTCTACTCGGGCCAGGAGACGAAGCTGATGAAGAACTCCACCTCGGCGCCACTGAAACGCTCCACCGTCGACAAGCTGACCAACACCCAGATCCTCATGCTCTTCATGATCCTCATCTCGCTGTGCATCATCAGCGGCCTATGCAATCTGTTCTGGACGCGGGAGCACTCGGAAACGGACTGGTACCTGGGCCTCACCGACTTCAAGACCAAGAGCCTCGGCTACAACCTGCTGACCTTCTTCATTCTGTACAACAACCTGATCCCCATCTCGCTGCAGGTGACCCTTGAGCTGGTGCGCTTCCTGCAGGCGATCTTTATCAACTACGACATCGAGATGTACCACGAGCAGTCCAACACGCCGGCCATGGCCCGCACCTCGAACCTGAACGAGGAGCTGGGCATGGTGAAGTACATATTCTCGGACAAGACGGGCACCCTCACGCAGAACGTGATGGAGTTCAAGAAGTGCTCCATCGCGGGCTATGTCTATACGCCGGAGCGCACGCCGGAGGAGTCGCAGCTGGTGCAGAACATCCTCAGTCGCCATCAGACGGCCGCCGTGATCGAGGAGTTCCTGGTCCTGCTGTCCGTGTGCCACACGGTCATTCCCGAGCGCAAGGACGACGGCTCTATGATCTACCACGCCGCCAGTCCCGATGAGCGGGCTCTGGTGGAGGGAGCCCAGAGATTCGGATATATCTTCGATACGCGCACCCCCAAGTACGTGGAGATAAATGCTTTGGGCGTCCGGAAGCGGTACGAAGTGCTGAATGTCCTGGAGTTCACGTCGACGCGCAAGCGCATGTCCTTGATTGTTCGCACGCCGGACAACAAGATCAAGCTGTTCTGCAAGGGAGCGGACACGGTGATCTACGAGCGTTTGGCCCCGCAGGGTCAAGCCTTCCGCGAACAGACGCTGCGTCACCTAGAGGAGTTCGCCTCGGATGGTCTGAGGACGCTCTGCCTGGCGGTGGCCGACATCCGGCAGGATGTGTACGAGGAGTGGAGCCAGACCTTCGACAAGGCCTCGGTGGCCCTGCAGAACCGGGAGAGCAAGCTGGAGGATGCGGCCAATCTGATTGAGAACAACCTGCGCCTGCTGGGCGCCACGGCCATCGAGGATCGCCTGCAGGATGGCGTGCCTGAGACCATCGCCTCTCTGCTGGACGCTGGCATCTACATTTGGGTGCTCACCGGCGACAAGCAGGAGACGGCCATCAACATTGGCTACTCCTGCCGCCTGATCAGCCACTCCATGGACATCATAATCCTCAACGAGGAGAGCCTCGAT gCCACCCGTGAGGTGATCCATCGTCACTATGGAGAGTTCAAGAGTTCGTCGGCCAAGGACGTGAATGTGGCCCTCGTCATCGATGGCACCACTCTGAAGTACGCGCTCAGCTGTGACCTGCGCAACGATTTCCAGGATCTCTGCCTCCTGTGCCGCGTGGTCATCTGCTGTAGGGTTTCACCCATGCAAAAGGCCGAGGTGGTCGAGATGGTCACCCAGAGTACGAACGCGGTTACCCTGGCCATTGGCGATGGGGCCAACGATGTGGCCATGATCCAGAAGGCGAACGTGGGCATAGGTATATCCGGAGTGGAGGGTCTTCAGGCGGCCTGCGCCTCGGACTACTCCATCGCCCAGTTTCGCTACCTGCAGCGCTTGCTGTTGGTCCACGGCGCTTGGAACTACGCGAGGATCTCCAAGCTGATCCTGTACAGCTTCTACAAGAACGTGTGCCTGTACGTGATCGAACTGTGGTTCGCCCTCTACTCCGGCTGGTCGGGTCAGATCCTGTTCGAGCGCTGGACCATCGGCCTGTACAACGTGGTCTTCACGGCCATGCCGCCGTTCGCCATGGGACTGTTCGAGAAGTTCTGCACGGCGGAGACGATGCTCCGGTATCCGATGCTCTACAAAACATCGCAGAACGCCAAACTCTTCAATGTGAAGGTCTTCTGGATCTGGATATTCAATGCCCTGCTGCACTCGGTGTTCCTCTTCTGGCTGCCGCTGGCCGCCTACACGGGCGAGGTGATCTGGGGCGATGGCAAGACCAGTGATTACCTGATGATGGGCAACCTGGTCTACACG TATGTGATCGTGACCGTTTGCCTGAAGGCCGGACTCATAACGAACTCGTGGACCTGGCTGACCCACCTGGCCATTTGGGGCTCCATAGTGCTGTGGTTCAGCTTCCTGCTGATCTACAGCCATGTGTGGCCGACGTTCAAGTTTGCCAGCAACTTCCGCGGCATGGACATCCAGTTGCTATCGACGCCGGTTTTCTACTTCTGTCTGATGCTGGTGCCCATAACCACGCTGCTGATCGATGTGATCTGTAAACT GGTGCACAACACCGTCTTTAAGACTCTGACAGAGGCCGTTCGCGAGACGGAGATTCGACGCAGCGACATCTCCGAAGTGATGAACGAGCCGCGATCTTC TGACTCTGGTTTCGGATACGCCCTCGGCAAGTTGATACGATCCAGCCACGCCCTAATCTCGCACGATCAGCGCGCCAACCTGGAGTCGCGTTCCAGTGTGGAGTCGGCGAATCTGCGGGTGGAGAACCTGGAGCTGGAGGTGGAcacggagcagcagcagcgcagcCGGCAGCGGCAGAAGTGGCGGGGCGGCCAGATGCAGAGTGCCAGGAGAAgcagcggaggaggaggatcacCCACCACGGCCACTCTGCACATGTGA